A genomic region of Cannabis sativa cultivar Pink pepper isolate KNU-18-1 chromosome 1, ASM2916894v1, whole genome shotgun sequence contains the following coding sequences:
- the LOC115707808 gene encoding large ribosomal subunit protein eL33w-like yields MVKGRQGERVRLYVRGTVLGYKRSKSNQYPNTSLVQIEGVNTKEDVSWYCGKRMAYIYKAKVKKDGSHYRCIWGKVIRPHGNSGVVRAKFTSNLPPKSMGARVRVFMYPSNI; encoded by the exons ATGGTTAAGGGACGCCAAGGAGAGCGAGTCAG ACTCTACGTCAGAGGAACAGTCCTCGGATACAAGAG GTCCAAGTCGAACCAGTATCCAAACACTTCTTTGGTCCAGATTGAGGGAGTAAACACAAAGGAGGATGTTTCATGGTACTGTGGGAAGCGCATGGCGTACATCTACAAGGCTAAGGTGAAGAAGGACGGTTCCCACTATCGGTGCATTTGGGGCAAAGTTATCAGGCCTCACGGTAACAGTGGCGTCGTTCGTGCTAAGTTCACTTCTAACCTGCCTCCCAAATCTATG GGTGCTAGAGTTAGAGTGTTCATGTACCCCAGCAATATATAA